Proteins from a genomic interval of Sphingopyxis sp. QXT-31:
- a CDS encoding glycoside hydrolase family 108 protein has protein sequence MTIDEMIDGILDREGRYVNHPSDPGGATNWGITQRVARANGYQGDMRTLPKATAREIYRREYIEKPGFLPIAEIDPLVAEEVIDSGVNAGQARAGLWFQQALNVLNRRGQDYADIGEDGKVGKQSIAAFQALRRKRGEQGARRLMLRALNGLQFAHYFNLAKGGTKFEDFMVGWVDSRVGAIG, from the coding sequence ATGACGATCGACGAAATGATCGACGGTATCCTCGATCGCGAGGGCCGCTATGTGAACCACCCGAGCGACCCCGGCGGCGCAACGAACTGGGGCATCACTCAGCGCGTTGCGCGCGCGAACGGCTATCAGGGCGATATGCGGACGCTGCCGAAGGCAACGGCCCGCGAAATCTATCGCCGCGAATATATCGAGAAGCCGGGCTTCCTGCCGATCGCCGAGATCGACCCGCTGGTCGCCGAGGAAGTCATCGACAGCGGCGTGAACGCCGGACAAGCGCGCGCCGGGCTCTGGTTTCAGCAGGCGCTGAACGTGCTCAACCGGCGCGGGCAGGACTATGCCGACATCGGCGAGGATGGCAAAGTCGGCAAGCAATCGATCGCTGCATTTCAGGCGCTGCGCCGCAAGCGCGGTGAGCAGGGTGCCCGACGCCTTATGCTCCGCGCGCTCAACGGCCTCCAGTTCGCCCACTATTTCAATCTCGCCAAGGGCGGCACGAAGTTCGAAGACTTCATGGTCGGCTGGGTCGACAGCCGGGTCGGAGCGATCGGATGA
- a CDS encoding Mom family adenine methylcarbamoylation protein has product MRRSFFAFFWELDGEFYHNSLATNGKKVGPRAAHLRANIERATRHELRQFRYLRFLKPRFAKGCRHPQRPFPKPDYAVRKEGA; this is encoded by the coding sequence TTGCGCCGCTCCTTTTTTGCCTTCTTCTGGGAGCTTGATGGCGAGTTCTATCACAACTCGCTGGCGACCAACGGCAAGAAGGTCGGGCCGCGCGCGGCGCATCTGCGGGCGAATATCGAGCGCGCCACGCGCCACGAGCTGCGCCAGTTCCGATACCTCCGATTCCTCAAGCCGCGGTTCGCGAAAGGGTGCCGCCATCCGCAGCGGCCCTTCCCCAAACCCGACTATGCGGTCAGGAAGGAAGGAGCCTGA
- a CDS encoding helix-turn-helix transcriptional regulator, which yields MMMQGDDLRALRKAMNLRQAALARGLGMTPQFIGMMERGEKAIEPRTAMAVLYLVDHPEARPDVEAGDDPIYSPGQLFDLWEESRKLADGRTWGRWRFSADSLTLDLDSREDVVDRDGDGNEIMGRTERYYVPLTDMVDAESLTNWIGQIAGKGWGAVAVGQFVAALNDIFGIQGRFVQAGGFENAKEVKAYLLGMLAAAEEV from the coding sequence ATGATGATGCAAGGAGACGACCTAAGGGCGCTGCGCAAGGCGATGAACCTGCGCCAAGCCGCACTGGCGAGGGGCCTCGGCATGACGCCGCAATTCATCGGAATGATGGAGCGCGGCGAGAAGGCGATCGAGCCGCGCACGGCGATGGCTGTACTCTACCTCGTCGACCATCCCGAAGCCCGGCCCGACGTCGAAGCCGGTGACGACCCGATCTACAGCCCCGGTCAGCTTTTCGACTTGTGGGAGGAAAGCCGGAAGTTGGCCGACGGTCGAACGTGGGGGCGGTGGAGGTTCAGCGCCGATAGCCTCACCCTCGACCTCGACAGCCGCGAAGATGTCGTCGACCGGGACGGGGATGGTAACGAGATCATGGGGAGAACCGAGCGCTACTATGTCCCGCTCACCGACATGGTGGACGCGGAAAGCCTCACCAATTGGATCGGCCAGATCGCCGGCAAGGGCTGGGGCGCCGTGGCGGTAGGCCAGTTCGTCGCGGCGCTGAACGACATTTTCGGCATTCAGGGCCGCTTCGTGCAGGCCGGCGGCTTTGAGAATGCCAAAGAGGTGAAGGCCTATCTACTGGGCATGCTCGCGGCCGCCGAGGAGGTCTGA
- a CDS encoding HIRAN domain-containing protein: MLTQITLPIRALNFPNARVPTRRFAAELLVPGDKVELRAEPKNPADPNAIAIDSPEGVQLGYLPAGRAPFVGLQQSRGDVWAIFQGLNEYGAFVRIAFNGEAPTLPPTTAAGRQPYRDWWPDDECPD; this comes from the coding sequence ATGCTGACGCAGATCACGTTGCCGATCCGGGCCCTCAACTTCCCCAATGCGCGCGTGCCGACAAGGCGCTTCGCAGCCGAGTTGCTCGTGCCCGGCGACAAGGTCGAACTTCGCGCGGAGCCGAAAAACCCGGCCGACCCGAACGCCATCGCCATCGATTCGCCCGAGGGCGTGCAACTGGGCTATCTCCCAGCCGGGCGTGCGCCGTTCGTCGGTTTGCAGCAAAGCCGCGGTGACGTGTGGGCGATCTTCCAAGGTTTGAATGAGTATGGGGCCTTCGTCCGCATCGCCTTCAACGGCGAGGCTCCGACGCTGCCGCCTACGACCGCGGCCGGTCGCCAGCCCTATCGGGATTGGTGGCCGGATGACGAATGTCCAGATTGA
- a CDS encoding efflux transporter outer membrane subunit: protein MRRALILGAATLALGACSLAPKYVQPAVPAPVSWPVGDAYLAQSEAALPRVTLHELFRDPRLQQLIGQALTNNRDLRIAAANIAAARAQVRVTRSAQFPAIGVSGSADYTDGGVSNGGTVGTTGSGGRQSYALQAGVSAFELDLFGRLANATAAERDRAFATEAAARTVRLALIADLAEAWANHAADRELLAIARDTAESARRSVTLTRARLEGGVAPRTDLRQAEQVLATAEGDLALQTAAVAQDENLIRLLVGADYDRALLPASLDDVSASIATLPAGTSSDILLRRPDVVEAEYLLRAANADIGVARARLFPTISLTGLLGFASDALGSLFTGDAFRLTAGADASLPIFDAGGRRAGVAVSEAQRDAALAAYERAIQTAFREVADALADQGTLGERLRAANANTEAAADTARLTDARYRGGVDSFLSSLDAQRSLYSARRSEIAVELAAVRNRITLYRSLGDDGVSAD from the coding sequence ATGAGGCGCGCGCTGATTCTCGGCGCCGCGACGCTCGCGCTCGGCGCCTGCTCGCTCGCGCCCAAATATGTGCAGCCGGCGGTGCCGGCGCCGGTATCGTGGCCCGTCGGCGACGCTTATCTTGCGCAGAGCGAAGCGGCGCTGCCGCGCGTGACGCTGCACGAATTGTTCCGTGACCCGCGGCTGCAGCAATTGATCGGCCAGGCGCTTACCAACAACCGCGACCTGCGTATCGCCGCCGCCAATATCGCAGCCGCCCGCGCGCAGGTGCGCGTCACGCGCTCGGCGCAATTCCCCGCTATCGGGGTCAGCGGCTCGGCCGACTATACCGACGGCGGCGTCAGCAACGGCGGCACGGTCGGCACGACCGGTTCCGGTGGCCGCCAGAGCTATGCCTTACAGGCCGGCGTTTCGGCGTTCGAGCTCGACCTGTTCGGGCGGCTCGCCAACGCGACCGCCGCCGAGCGCGACCGCGCCTTCGCGACCGAAGCTGCCGCGCGCACGGTGCGCCTGGCGCTGATCGCCGACCTCGCCGAAGCCTGGGCGAACCATGCCGCCGACCGCGAACTGCTCGCGATAGCGCGCGACACGGCGGAAAGCGCGCGGCGCAGCGTCACGCTCACCCGCGCTCGGCTCGAGGGCGGGGTCGCGCCACGCACCGATCTCCGCCAGGCCGAACAGGTACTCGCGACCGCCGAGGGCGACCTCGCGCTGCAGACCGCGGCGGTGGCGCAGGACGAGAATCTGATCCGCCTTCTCGTCGGCGCGGACTATGACCGGGCGCTGCTGCCCGCGAGCCTCGACGACGTCAGCGCCTCGATAGCGACGCTGCCCGCCGGGACCAGTTCGGACATCCTGCTCCGCCGTCCCGACGTGGTCGAGGCCGAATATCTGCTCCGCGCCGCCAATGCCGATATCGGCGTCGCGCGCGCGAGGCTGTTCCCGACGATCTCGCTGACCGGGCTGCTCGGCTTCGCGAGCGATGCGCTGGGCTCGCTGTTCACCGGCGACGCCTTCCGCCTCACCGCGGGCGCCGACGCCAGCCTGCCGATCTTCGACGCCGGCGGGCGCCGCGCGGGCGTGGCGGTCAGCGAAGCGCAACGCGACGCCGCGCTCGCCGCCTATGAACGCGCGATCCAGACCGCCTTCCGCGAAGTCGCCGACGCGCTCGCCGACCAAGGCACGCTCGGCGAGCGCCTTCGCGCTGCCAATGCGAACACCGAAGCCGCCGCCGACACCGCGCGCCTGACCGACGCGCGCTACCGCGGCGGCGTCGACAGCTTCCTGTCGAGCCTCGACGCCCAGCGCAGCCTCTACAGCGCGCGACGCAGCGAAATTGCGGTGGAATTGGCGGCAGTGCGCAACCGGATCACGCTGTACCGGTCGCTGGGCGACGACGGGGTGTCCGCAGACTGA
- a CDS encoding efflux RND transporter permease subunit yields MSRLFIDRPIFAWVLSIIVMLGGVGALYMLPIEQYPDIAPAQVNVRASYPGASAETIENSVTQVLEQQLTGIDGLLYFSSQSSSRGQASITAIFAKGTDPDIAQVQVQNKIQAALSRLPQQVQQQGVRVTKSNSDTLLLVGVYDETDTRVNQDVSDYMTSNIQDPLSRVEGVGDVNIFGAPHAMRIWLNPQRLAAVSLMPSDVIAAVTAQNSEVAAGEVGGLPSSAGQMLNATVTAQSRLQTVPEFENIVLKTLPDGSTVRIKDVARVEIGAESYAVVSRINGHPGAGMSISLSPGSDALETAERVKARMEELAADFPDGLTYSYANDSTEFIKLSVSEVQKSLFEAILLVILVMFVFLQSWRAVLIPAIAVPVVLLGTFAIFYMLGFSINTLTLFGLTLAIGLLVDDAIVVVENVERLMEENPGMSAREATIQSMQELQVALIAIALVLAAVFLPMAFFGGSTGVIYRQFSVTIISAMMLSVLVALILSPALTSTLLKPKDHGEAATAGGRFPRARAVFERAKNGFNTRFDSLVERYVGSVTQVVDRKWLFLGIYAVLLVALVFLFLRLPGGFLPGEDQGRVQVQFRLPAGATQERTLQVRDEIEKYMLTQEKANTGALFLIAGGGGGAAAGQNTGQGFVNLVHWDDRPGKENTADAIAERARAALSGLRDAQIFALVPGAVRGLGDSSGFTMQFQNRSGMSREQFVEARERLLAMANANPKLTSVRLSDLPDVATLKIDIDTQRLTAYGLTNSDVNSTLATAWGGRYVNDFIDDGRVKRVYVQGDAPYRAKPEDLSQWYVRSNDGEMSPFSAFSKIGWSTTPSSSSRFQGVPAFEISGQPAAGTSSGEAMDEMERMAGEIPGTSVAWSGSSYQERLSSGQAPFLYAISLLVVFLCLAALYESWSIPFAVLLVIPLGLIGAVVAVNLRGLENDVYLQIGLLTTMGLAAKNAILMIEFAEQEERKGKRVIEAAVEAARIRLRPILMTSFAFIFGVLPLAIATGAGANSRVAIGTSVIGGMLTAAFLAIFFIPLFFVLVRRGVRDGVKAAREWLGRRRGGKVATA; encoded by the coding sequence ATGTCACGCCTGTTCATCGACCGTCCGATCTTCGCCTGGGTGCTGTCGATCATCGTCATGCTGGGCGGGGTCGGCGCGCTCTATATGCTGCCGATCGAGCAATATCCCGACATCGCACCGGCGCAGGTCAACGTTCGCGCCAGCTATCCCGGCGCCTCGGCCGAGACGATCGAGAACAGCGTCACCCAAGTGCTCGAACAGCAGCTGACCGGGATCGACGGCCTGCTCTATTTCAGCTCGCAGTCCAGCTCGCGCGGGCAGGCGAGCATCACCGCGATCTTTGCCAAGGGCACCGATCCCGACATCGCGCAGGTGCAGGTCCAGAACAAGATCCAGGCCGCGCTGTCGCGCCTGCCGCAGCAGGTGCAGCAGCAGGGGGTGCGCGTCACCAAGTCGAATTCGGACACGTTGCTGCTGGTCGGCGTCTATGACGAGACCGACACGCGCGTGAACCAGGACGTGTCCGACTATATGACGTCGAACATCCAGGATCCGCTGTCGCGCGTCGAGGGCGTCGGCGACGTCAACATCTTCGGCGCGCCGCACGCGATGCGCATCTGGCTCAACCCGCAGCGGCTGGCGGCGGTGTCGTTGATGCCGAGCGACGTGATCGCGGCGGTCACCGCGCAGAACAGCGAGGTCGCGGCAGGCGAGGTCGGGGGACTGCCGTCGTCCGCGGGCCAGATGCTCAACGCGACGGTGACCGCGCAGTCGCGGCTGCAGACCGTGCCCGAGTTCGAGAATATCGTGCTCAAGACGCTGCCCGACGGGTCTACGGTGCGGATCAAGGACGTCGCGCGCGTCGAGATCGGTGCCGAAAGCTATGCCGTGGTCAGCCGGATCAACGGTCATCCGGGCGCTGGCATGTCGATCTCGCTGTCGCCGGGATCGGACGCGCTCGAAACGGCCGAGCGGGTCAAGGCGCGGATGGAGGAGCTCGCGGCCGATTTCCCCGACGGCCTGACCTACAGCTATGCCAACGATTCGACCGAGTTCATCAAGCTGTCGGTGAGCGAGGTGCAGAAATCGCTGTTCGAGGCGATCCTGCTCGTGATCCTCGTCATGTTCGTCTTCCTGCAGAGCTGGCGCGCGGTGCTGATCCCGGCGATCGCGGTGCCGGTGGTGCTGCTCGGGACCTTCGCCATCTTCTATATGCTGGGGTTCAGCATCAACACGCTGACTTTGTTCGGGCTGACGCTGGCGATCGGCCTGCTCGTCGACGACGCGATTGTTGTGGTCGAGAATGTCGAGCGCCTGATGGAAGAAAATCCCGGCATGTCGGCGCGCGAGGCGACGATCCAGTCGATGCAGGAGCTGCAGGTCGCGCTGATCGCGATCGCGCTGGTGCTGGCGGCGGTGTTCCTCCCCATGGCCTTCTTCGGCGGGTCGACCGGGGTCATCTACCGGCAGTTTTCGGTCACGATCATCTCGGCGATGATGCTCTCGGTGCTCGTCGCGCTGATCCTGAGCCCCGCGCTGACCTCGACCCTGCTCAAGCCGAAGGACCATGGCGAAGCCGCCACCGCGGGCGGGCGCTTCCCGCGCGCGCGCGCGGTGTTCGAGCGCGCCAAAAACGGCTTCAACACACGCTTCGATTCGTTGGTCGAGCGCTATGTCGGCAGCGTGACCCAGGTAGTCGACCGCAAATGGCTGTTCCTTGGCATTTATGCGGTGCTGCTCGTCGCGCTCGTCTTCCTGTTCCTACGGCTGCCCGGCGGCTTCCTGCCGGGCGAGGACCAGGGGCGCGTCCAGGTCCAATTCCGTTTGCCCGCGGGCGCGACCCAAGAACGAACGCTGCAGGTACGCGACGAGATCGAAAAATATATGCTCACGCAGGAAAAGGCGAACACCGGCGCGCTGTTCCTGATCGCGGGCGGCGGTGGCGGCGCCGCGGCGGGGCAGAATACGGGGCAGGGCTTCGTCAACCTCGTCCATTGGGACGACCGCCCGGGCAAGGAAAATACCGCCGACGCCATCGCCGAGCGGGCGCGGGCGGCGCTGAGCGGCCTCCGCGATGCCCAGATCTTCGCGCTGGTGCCGGGCGCGGTGCGCGGTCTGGGTGACTCGTCGGGCTTCACGATGCAGTTCCAGAACCGCAGCGGGATGAGCCGCGAGCAATTCGTCGAGGCGCGCGAGCGCCTGCTGGCGATGGCGAATGCCAATCCCAAGCTGACCTCGGTGCGGCTGTCCGACCTGCCCGACGTCGCGACGCTCAAGATCGATATCGATACGCAGCGTCTGACCGCCTACGGCCTTACGAACAGCGATGTGAACAGCACGCTCGCGACCGCCTGGGGCGGGCGTTACGTCAACGACTTCATCGACGACGGGCGCGTCAAGCGTGTCTATGTCCAGGGCGACGCGCCCTATCGCGCCAAGCCCGAGGACCTCAGCCAATGGTATGTGCGCTCGAACGACGGCGAGATGTCGCCGTTCTCGGCCTTCTCGAAAATCGGCTGGTCGACCACGCCGAGCAGCAGTTCGCGCTTCCAGGGCGTGCCCGCGTTCGAAATCTCGGGCCAGCCCGCGGCGGGCACCAGCTCGGGCGAGGCGATGGACGAGATGGAGCGGATGGCGGGCGAGATACCCGGGACCAGCGTCGCCTGGTCGGGCTCCTCCTATCAGGAGCGGCTGTCGTCGGGGCAGGCGCCCTTCCTCTACGCCATCTCCTTGCTCGTGGTCTTTCTGTGCCTTGCCGCACTCTACGAGAGCTGGTCGATCCCCTTCGCGGTGCTGCTCGTCATCCCGCTCGGGCTGATCGGCGCGGTGGTCGCGGTGAACCTGCGCGGGCTGGAGAATGACGTCTATCTCCAGATCGGGCTGCTCACGACGATGGGGCTCGCCGCCAAGAACGCGATCCTGATGATCGAATTCGCCGAGCAGGAAGAGCGTAAGGGCAAGCGCGTGATCGAGGCCGCGGTCGAGGCCGCGCGCATCCGCCTGCGCCCGATCCTGATGACCAGCTTCGCCTTCATCTTCGGCGTGCTGCCGCTCGCGATCGCGACGGGGGCAGGGGCGAACAGCCGCGTCGCGATCGGCACCTCGGTGATCGGCGGCATGCTGACCGCGGCCTTCCTCGCGATCTTCTTCATTCCGCTCTTCTTCGTGCTCGTGCGGCGCGGCGTGCGCGACGGGGTGAAGGCGGCGCGCGAGTGGCTGGGCCGTCGCCGCGGCGGCAAGGTGGCGACGGCATGA
- a CDS encoding efflux RND transporter periplasmic adaptor subunit, whose protein sequence is MALATLAACSAGDDSKGGRPAPEVGYVVVQPGAVPVPIELGGRTVAFETSEVRPQVNGIILRRLFEQGSYVRAGQPLFQIDASLYRAAVDQASANLSSARASAEAAKTRADRFRPLAEMEAIAKQDYTDAAAQARVANAVVAQNAAALETARINLRFTTISAPISGRIGRTLFTAGALVNANQADALAVIQRTDPIYVDMQQSSAELTTLRQSIASGGVLPGGANVRLLLEDGSAYGLTGTIEFSEAVVNEETGTIALRARFPNPQGTLLPGMFVKAVFDQAIEQNAFRVPQAAIQRDFDGSAFVYLVGKDNKAMRRKVKADRTLGAFWVVSDGLKAGDRVITQGLGNLRQGQDIRPVAASSAQRVGAPKGGGAAGGQAKKGD, encoded by the coding sequence ATGGCATTGGCTACGCTCGCCGCCTGTTCGGCGGGCGACGACAGCAAGGGCGGGCGCCCGGCACCCGAGGTCGGATATGTCGTGGTCCAGCCCGGCGCGGTTCCGGTGCCGATCGAGCTCGGCGGCCGCACCGTCGCTTTCGAGACCAGTGAAGTGCGACCGCAGGTCAACGGCATCATCCTGCGCCGCCTGTTCGAGCAGGGCAGCTATGTCCGCGCGGGACAGCCGCTGTTCCAGATCGACGCCAGCCTCTACCGCGCCGCGGTCGACCAGGCGTCGGCAAACCTGTCTAGCGCGCGCGCCAGCGCCGAGGCCGCGAAGACGCGCGCCGACCGCTTCAGGCCGCTCGCCGAGATGGAGGCGATCGCGAAGCAGGATTACACCGACGCCGCGGCGCAGGCGCGCGTCGCCAATGCCGTCGTCGCGCAGAATGCCGCGGCGCTCGAAACCGCACGGATCAATTTGCGCTTCACCACGATCAGCGCGCCGATCAGCGGGCGCATCGGCCGCACCCTGTTCACCGCGGGCGCGTTGGTGAACGCGAACCAGGCCGACGCGCTGGCGGTGATCCAGCGCACCGACCCCATCTATGTCGACATGCAGCAGTCGAGCGCCGAGTTGACGACGCTGCGCCAGTCGATCGCGAGCGGGGGCGTGCTGCCCGGCGGCGCCAATGTGCGGCTGCTGCTCGAGGACGGCAGCGCCTATGGCCTTACCGGTACGATCGAGTTTTCCGAAGCCGTGGTGAACGAAGAGACCGGCACGATCGCGCTACGCGCGCGCTTCCCGAACCCGCAGGGCACCTTGCTGCCCGGGATGTTCGTGAAAGCGGTGTTCGACCAGGCGATCGAGCAGAACGCCTTCCGCGTGCCGCAGGCGGCGATCCAGCGCGATTTCGACGGCTCGGCCTTCGTCTACCTCGTCGGCAAGGACAACAAGGCGATGCGCCGCAAGGTGAAGGCCGACCGCACGCTCGGCGCCTTCTGGGTCGTCTCCGACGGGCTCAAGGCGGGCGACCGCGTGATCACGCAGGGGCTCGGCAATCTGCGCCAGGGACAGGATATCCGCCCCGTCGCGGCGTCGAGCGCGCAGCGGGTCGGCGCGCCAAAGGGTGGCGGCGCGGCGGGCGGGCAAGCGAAGAAGGGCGACTGA
- a CDS encoding autotransporter outer membrane beta-barrel domain-containing protein: protein MRKTLLASTCLVAVMATPAFAETVIGNALTTPIRSSTVNGGTTPDDSRLAASGSIKPTSGTAVTIDSNHKFVNEGTIQITNADGSKGIVANAGVTSNITNTASGKIIIDESYAPTDIDNDGDIDGAFAIGNNRVGIETLGAFTGNVVNSGAITVEGNNSAGIRLGGALTGNFTNDGTISVLGDRALGVGIQDVTGNVRLAGTIAATGLDATAARLSGNITGSLVVQGNLTSTGYRFTTPPADPSKLDADDLLNGGPALSIEGNVTGGVIFAIPPKDSSTTDNDEDKDGIEDAKEGSAVVRSFGSAPAVRIGAAGRDVTIGAVPGTGTGFGVIVDGTILGNGLYAGKNATAMQIGGLGGNVNIAGGVAIGSAGLVSAISNGASATAIQVGAGTTLGEIRNAGKIDAQGGNAATAITTGIVVEAGSNVGLIRNSGTIAAKAAGDNGTARGIVDLSGTVGTIENSGTISATGALGTSDRNIAIDLSSNLGGASVKQTAVASGIAAPAIIGDVRFGVGNDLIDIADGSMKGDAFFGTGNNTLALSGDGTFDGTATFGGGNDIMTLAGTSKFGGVADFGGGSDSLTIGGTAMFSGRLANSQGLAVAVSGGTFDVVGAATISSLAVTNKGVLGVTLDGGNTGTAIQVTGNASFGAESKLALRLTSLDDAEGQHVVLTAGTLTGANNLTATSTLLPFLYKGTLTSNATQLIVDVSRKTTTELGLNRSEGGAFNAVIDALSADEDIEQVFLDITDGGQFKAQLGQMLPEHEGGVFETVTSGSRALARYLNDPNAPFQDQGKWGYWINQAVWGTSKSVGDTAGYDVTGWGVALGAEIKTDLGNFGGSVGFLSGKDGNKANANEVSSSQFEGALHWRLRSNGILASARVSGAPVSFKGTRLFQAEAGADDINETMRAKWDGTLWSAAGSVAYDTRLGGISFRPAVAVDYYKLQEDGYTETGGGDALDLTVLSRDSDELAVSGTVALGLDFGGQDEYDGWTRFEIEGGRRQIVGGSLGTTTASFKDGTPFTLTPDDRTSGWVGRIRGIAGNSAFQVGGELSAEEQQSHVAWAFRASLKVGL from the coding sequence ATGCGCAAGACCCTGCTCGCGTCGACCTGCCTGGTGGCAGTCATGGCCACCCCCGCCTTTGCCGAAACCGTGATCGGTAATGCGCTTACCACGCCGATCCGTTCCTCGACCGTCAACGGCGGCACCACCCCCGACGACTCCCGCCTCGCGGCCTCGGGCTCGATCAAGCCGACTTCGGGCACCGCGGTGACCATCGACAGCAATCACAAGTTCGTCAACGAAGGCACGATCCAGATCACCAATGCCGACGGATCGAAGGGCATCGTCGCCAATGCCGGCGTGACGAGCAACATCACCAACACCGCCAGCGGCAAGATCATCATCGACGAAAGCTATGCGCCGACCGACATCGACAACGACGGCGACATCGACGGTGCCTTCGCGATTGGCAACAACCGCGTCGGCATCGAGACCCTCGGCGCCTTCACCGGCAATGTCGTCAACTCGGGCGCGATCACGGTCGAGGGGAATAATTCGGCGGGCATCCGTCTAGGCGGCGCGCTGACCGGTAATTTCACCAATGACGGCACGATCTCGGTACTCGGCGACCGTGCGCTCGGCGTCGGGATCCAGGACGTCACCGGCAATGTCCGCCTCGCGGGCACGATCGCCGCGACCGGCCTCGACGCGACCGCGGCGCGGCTCAGCGGCAACATCACCGGCTCGCTCGTCGTACAGGGCAATCTGACCTCGACCGGCTATCGCTTCACCACCCCGCCGGCGGATCCGTCGAAGCTCGACGCCGACGACCTGCTCAACGGCGGCCCAGCGCTGTCGATCGAGGGCAACGTCACCGGCGGCGTCATCTTCGCCATCCCCCCGAAGGACAGCAGCACCACCGACAATGACGAGGACAAGGACGGCATCGAGGACGCCAAGGAAGGCTCGGCGGTCGTCCGCTCCTTCGGTTCGGCCCCTGCGGTGCGCATCGGCGCGGCCGGGCGCGACGTCACCATCGGCGCGGTCCCCGGCACCGGTACCGGCTTCGGCGTGATCGTCGACGGCACGATCCTCGGCAACGGCCTCTATGCGGGCAAGAACGCCACGGCGATGCAAATCGGCGGCCTCGGCGGCAATGTGAATATCGCCGGCGGCGTTGCGATCGGCAGCGCCGGCCTCGTCAGCGCCATCTCGAACGGCGCCTCGGCGACCGCGATCCAGGTCGGCGCGGGCACAACGCTCGGCGAAATCCGCAATGCCGGCAAGATCGACGCACAGGGCGGCAACGCCGCGACCGCGATCACCACCGGCATCGTCGTCGAGGCCGGCAGCAATGTCGGGCTGATCCGCAACAGTGGCACCATCGCTGCGAAGGCGGCGGGCGACAACGGCACCGCGCGCGGTATCGTCGACCTGTCTGGCACCGTCGGGACGATCGAGAACAGCGGCACCATTTCGGCGACCGGCGCGCTCGGCACCTCCGACCGCAACATCGCGATCGACCTGTCGAGCAACCTCGGCGGCGCCTCGGTCAAGCAGACCGCGGTTGCGTCGGGCATCGCTGCCCCCGCGATCATCGGCGACGTGCGCTTCGGCGTCGGCAACGACCTCATCGACATCGCCGACGGCTCGATGAAGGGCGACGCCTTCTTCGGCACCGGCAACAACACGCTCGCGCTGTCGGGCGACGGCACCTTCGACGGCACCGCAACCTTCGGCGGCGGCAACGACATCATGACCCTCGCCGGAACCTCGAAATTCGGCGGCGTCGCCGATTTCGGCGGCGGCAGCGACTCGCTGACCATCGGCGGCACCGCGATGTTCTCGGGCCGCCTCGCCAATTCACAGGGCCTGGCGGTCGCGGTCAGTGGCGGCACCTTCGACGTCGTCGGCGCGGCGACGATCTCGTCGCTCGCCGTCACCAACAAGGGCGTGCTCGGCGTGACGCTCGACGGCGGCAACACCGGTACCGCGATCCAGGTGACGGGCAACGCCAGCTTCGGCGCCGAATCGAAGCTCGCGCTGCGTCTCACCAGCCTCGACGATGCCGAGGGCCAGCATGTCGTGCTAACAGCCGGTACGCTGACCGGCGCGAATAACCTCACCGCCACCTCGACGCTGCTACCCTTCCTCTACAAGGGCACGCTGACCTCGAACGCCACCCAGCTGATCGTCGATGTGTCGCGCAAGACCACGACCGAACTCGGCCTCAACCGCTCGGAAGGCGGCGCCTTCAACGCGGTGATCGACGCGCTGTCGGCGGACGAGGATATCGAACAGGTCTTCCTCGACATCACCGACGGCGGCCAGTTCAAGGCCCAGCTGGGCCAGATGCTGCCCGAGCATGAGGGCGGCGTGTTCGAAACCGTAACCTCCGGCTCGCGTGCCTTGGCCCGCTACCTGAACGACCCCAACGCGCCGTTCCAGGACCAGGGCAAATGGGGTTACTGGATCAACCAGGCGGTCTGGGGCACGTCGAAGAGCGTCGGCGACACGGCGGGCTACGACGTCACCGGCTGGGGCGTCGCGCTCGGCGCCGAGATCAAGACCGATCTTGGCAATTTCGGCGGCTCGGTCGGCTTCCTCAGCGGCAAGGACGGCAACAAGGCGAACGCCAACGAAGTGTCGTCGAGCCAGTTCGAGGGCGCGCTCCACTGGCGCCTTCGCTCGAACGGCATCCTCGCCAGCGCGCGCGTCTCGGGCGCCCCGGTCAGCTTCAAGGGCACGCGCCTGTTCCAGGCCGAAGCCGGTGCCGACGACATCAACGAGACGATGCGCGCCAAGTGGGACGGCACCCTGTGGTCGGCCGCTGGCTCGGTTGCCTATGACACGCGTCTCGGCGGCATCTCGTTCCGCCCGGCGGTAGCGGTCGACTATTACAAGCTGCAGGAAGACGGCTACACCGAAACCGGCGGCGGCGACGCCCTCGACCTCACCGTGCTGAGCCGCGACAGCGACGAACTCGCGGTGTCGGGCACCGTCGCGCTCGGCCTCGATTTCGGCGGCCAAGACGAATATGACGGCTGGACGCGCTTCGAGATCGAGGGCGGCCGCCGCCAGATCGTCGGCGGCTCGCTCGGCACGACGACCGCGTCGTTCAAGGACGGCACCCCCTTCACTCTCACCCCTGATGATCGCACGAGCGGCTGGGTCGGCCGCATCCGCGGGATCGCCGGCAACTCTGCATTCCAGGTTGGGGGCGAACTCTCCGCGGAAGAACAGCAAAGCCATGTGGCTTGGGCTTTCCGTGCGAGCCTCAAGGTCGGTCTCTAA